A region from the Salicibibacter cibarius genome encodes:
- a CDS encoding sodium:calcium antiporter, translated as MVYLIFLVAVIVTVVSATKLSTYADAISRLSGLGALLIGTFLLAVATALPEVTTTVTAIYLDNPDLAVGNIFGSNHFNLLVLAVFDLFFRKRKMLSHIHRQQRYTALFGVIMTLITAIAIFATIEIPFLGVGVEALLIVALYLLSLWIIQRTAGDEEEDTFDESQEKEEKYTLKHAIIGFIITAIVIFIAGTVLTFAGDEIAVITGLGSGFVGSFLIAVSTSLPEVVTVWTALKLNNENLAAASIFGSNLFNMVILVLCDLLYEGSLLQAASMSHTVTVLLLLINSALVSYAVFSNRHRRFYTWPSLLMVLFYVLTMLWLYFF; from the coding sequence ATGGTCTATCTTATTTTTCTCGTCGCGGTAATCGTAACTGTCGTTTCCGCGACGAAGCTGTCTACATATGCCGATGCCATCAGCCGCCTGTCGGGGCTTGGCGCTCTTCTTATCGGCACGTTTCTGTTGGCAGTGGCTACTGCTTTACCGGAAGTAACGACCACTGTCACCGCGATTTATTTGGATAATCCCGATTTGGCTGTCGGCAATATTTTCGGCAGCAACCATTTCAACTTATTGGTGTTGGCTGTTTTCGATCTCTTTTTTCGAAAACGAAAAATGTTGTCCCACATTCACCGGCAACAACGGTACACGGCGTTGTTCGGCGTAATCATGACGCTTATCACTGCGATTGCCATCTTCGCGACGATCGAAATCCCTTTTCTCGGCGTTGGCGTCGAGGCGCTCCTCATCGTTGCCCTTTATTTATTAAGTTTATGGATCATTCAACGCACGGCCGGTGATGAAGAGGAAGATACGTTTGATGAATCACAGGAAAAAGAAGAAAAATATACGCTTAAACACGCGATCATCGGGTTTATCATTACAGCAATTGTGATTTTCATCGCCGGAACCGTCCTCACTTTTGCCGGCGATGAGATCGCTGTCATCACTGGGCTTGGGTCCGGTTTTGTCGGCAGTTTTTTGATCGCGGTCTCAACGTCACTTCCGGAAGTGGTGACGGTATGGACAGCACTGAAATTGAATAATGAAAATTTGGCGGCAGCTTCTATTTTTGGGAGTAACTTGTTTAACATGGTTATTTTAGTTTTATGCGACTTGCTCTACGAAGGCTCCCTTTTGCAAGCTGCATCGATGAGCCATACGGTCACCGTTCTTTTATTGCTTATTAACAGCGCCCTAGTCTCCTACGCTGTATTTTCCAATCGCCACCGCCGCTTTTACACGTGGCCTTCGTTACTGATGGTATTATTTTACGTACTGACGATGCTTTGGCTGTATTTTTTTTAG
- a CDS encoding peroxiredoxin family protein: protein MRKLFIALFLLVVGLNVSVSDEASAEGWEDAVPVMKAVPFDAEDLDGNAVALQDYEGKNMLLVFFTTWCEVCQQELPMLSDNYVFLQDKGIEVLAVNMATAERNETDVGAFAEELQMPVVIDRDGRIAKSYGVQGIPTTYAIDEQQEIVKPFYGPLNKQDVLKAFE, encoded by the coding sequence TTGCGAAAATTGTTTATTGCTTTGTTTTTGTTGGTTGTCGGGCTTAACGTAAGTGTTTCCGACGAGGCAAGCGCGGAAGGTTGGGAGGATGCTGTTCCGGTCATGAAAGCCGTGCCCTTCGATGCCGAGGATCTGGACGGGAATGCCGTTGCTCTCCAGGATTATGAAGGAAAAAATATGCTGCTCGTTTTTTTCACTACGTGGTGTGAAGTCTGCCAGCAAGAATTGCCGATGCTTTCCGATAACTATGTTTTTTTGCAAGACAAAGGGATTGAAGTGCTGGCTGTCAATATGGCTACTGCTGAACGAAACGAAACCGATGTTGGAGCTTTTGCCGAAGAATTGCAAATGCCGGTCGTCATCGATCGCGACGGACGGATCGCAAAAAGCTACGGCGTCCAGGGCATACCGACCACCTATGCCATCGACGAACAGCAAGAGATCGTGAAACCTTTTTATGGACCGTTGAACAAACAGGACGTATTAAAGGCTTTCGAGTGA
- the trpS gene encoding tryptophan--tRNA ligase, producing the protein MKKIFSGIQPSGIVTFGNYLGAMKHFVDFQESYDCMFCIVDQHAITVPQDPMALRDQKRKLAALYMAVGIDPNKSTIFIQSEVPAHAQLAWIMQCVSYIGELERMTQFKDKSEGKTGVSAALLTYPPLMAADILLYGTDIVPVGDDQRQHLELTRTLADRFNRQYADIFTLPESKILGRRIMSLQNPEKKMSKSDDNTKAFISMLDDEKTITKKIKSAVTDSDPEVRFDEEKKPGISNLLTIYSLLSDQSVAEIEKEYDGKGYGAFKTNLADLAVTVLRPIQKRFYEIYESDEVDNALDAGSDKANEQAQNLLQKAEEAIGLQRN; encoded by the coding sequence ATGAAAAAAATTTTTTCAGGCATTCAACCCAGTGGCATCGTAACATTCGGGAATTATTTGGGGGCAATGAAACATTTCGTTGACTTCCAAGAATCGTATGATTGCATGTTTTGCATCGTCGACCAACACGCGATTACCGTCCCGCAGGATCCGATGGCGTTAAGGGATCAGAAACGGAAACTAGCCGCTCTCTATATGGCCGTCGGGATTGACCCGAACAAATCAACTATTTTTATCCAATCCGAAGTGCCGGCGCACGCGCAATTGGCGTGGATCATGCAGTGCGTTTCCTATATAGGGGAATTGGAACGAATGACCCAATTTAAAGACAAGTCCGAAGGGAAAACCGGTGTTTCCGCTGCGCTATTAACGTACCCACCCCTAATGGCTGCCGATATCCTCCTTTACGGCACCGATATCGTGCCCGTCGGGGATGACCAAAGGCAACATTTGGAACTGACAAGGACGCTGGCGGACCGATTCAACCGACAATACGCGGATATTTTCACCCTTCCGGAGTCCAAAATCCTGGGACGCAGAATCATGTCGCTCCAGAACCCGGAAAAGAAAATGAGCAAGTCCGACGACAATACGAAAGCGTTCATTTCCATGCTTGATGATGAAAAAACGATAACGAAAAAAATAAAAAGTGCCGTCACCGACTCCGACCCGGAAGTTCGTTTTGACGAAGAAAAAAAGCCGGGGATCAGCAATTTGCTGACGATCTATTCGCTATTGAGTGATCAATCGGTTGCGGAAATCGAAAAGGAATACGATGGCAAAGGATACGGCGCTTTTAAAACGAACCTTGCCGATTTGGCGGTCACCGTGTTGCGGCCGATTCAAAAACGTTTTTACGAGATTTATGAGTCAGACGAAGTGGACAACGCCCTCGACGCAGGCAGCGACAAAGCCAACGAGCAAGCGCAAAACCTGTTGCAAAAGGCAGAGGAGGCAATCGGGTTACAGCGGAATTAA
- a CDS encoding DUF3603 family protein → MARIRDVWVNWFEGEENGYNICHFHEWRSEDKIEVLDIAEVVKVTERLYEQLENSLETIPQQLLDAVYRKSALRKNMSKLPLDYCFIATTGTATLVVDTLGYETPIRKSRLTPRQEKLAIEAVEQSEEPARGEEGEPIEKEYHILSPHPQYMQGLTRKERQLKQLLFMIIDQLDTSGQEAEIRYWYTEWAPDKYMEIQMITGEEALLQLYNEVSVGWSDDHYHLCEAMAKGQPFFEKIWDMQHESEMHK, encoded by the coding sequence ATGGCCCGAATTCGTGATGTATGGGTCAATTGGTTTGAAGGCGAAGAAAATGGATACAATATTTGTCATTTTCATGAATGGCGTAGTGAAGACAAAATAGAAGTCCTTGATATCGCCGAGGTAGTCAAGGTCACCGAGCGATTATACGAACAACTGGAAAATAGCCTGGAGACGATCCCACAGCAATTACTCGATGCTGTTTATCGAAAAAGTGCACTTCGCAAAAATATGTCCAAGCTTCCGCTCGATTATTGTTTTATTGCAACGACCGGAACAGCCACATTGGTCGTGGATACACTTGGGTACGAAACGCCGATTCGAAAAAGCCGGTTGACACCCCGGCAGGAAAAATTGGCGATCGAGGCGGTCGAACAGTCCGAAGAACCTGCTCGCGGGGAAGAAGGCGAGCCGATCGAAAAGGAATATCATATCCTGTCTCCGCATCCGCAGTATATGCAAGGATTAACGCGCAAAGAACGACAACTAAAACAATTGCTGTTTATGATTATCGATCAATTGGACACCTCCGGTCAAGAGGCGGAAATTCGTTACTGGTATACGGAGTGGGCCCCTGACAAATACATGGAGATTCAAATGATAACCGGAGAAGAGGCATTGCTACAGTTGTACAATGAAGTAAGCGTGGGCTGGAGCGATGATCATTATCACTTATGCGAGGCGATGGCAAAGGGACAACCGTTTTTTGAGAAAATATGGGATATGCAACATGAAAGCGAAATGCATAAATAA
- a CDS encoding CBS domain-containing protein — protein MKIIASHKNTDFDALASLVAAKKLYPDADILLPAKIGPDVKNYLAIYRDQFPYINEQQLPPDGIDELILVDTYQPTRASNKFQDIQPASMTVYDHHPESFHLPHPGETAEVGATITILLELIQAREIALTDWERTLFALGLYTDTGSFTHEHTSNRDVRALLFLFNHGFSLDVVNRFSDPSFSEEQQALLLQLLQQGEVHDVNGVSIMIGTISAEAFIDRLNLIVEKWLDLAAADACIAISEMKNTIFVTARSRHPRVNVSKALAAVNGGGHPRAAAATIKDGEQVNIAANIQANLFSAVAPALVAKQMMSQPVKTVTPDTSIEAVRDEIRRYGHSGFPVQENGQLVGMISRRDVDKAVHHGLGHAPVKGHMNERVITCEANATSEDVQKKMITHDIGRLPVLANSKLIGIISRSDLLQLLHDEHDEKKQKQTRNMRNDMTRALSADHFDLLQTIGYIADQNGVQAYLIGGIVRDLLLERENEDIDIVIEGDGIAFAKTVADQLEGALYTHNDFKTATIILSNGQHIDVASARAEYYDAPAALPNVRFSNLREDLYRRDFTFNALAIRLNEADFGTLIDPFGGEQDLQDGVIRVLHNLSFIEDPTRILRAIRFELKFSYTFAADTQRFAELATSAISHLSAERIKAEFQRLFVEVSAAKTFKRLEDLNLLGAFIPFAVWSRNADQMISSLEHESLPENLYTFSRLLPLFAFDGALQHLTRFALTKAEKQLLNTFERLQSIDETAFNSLGTLHENVHEAEETNLVLFEKYTEVLNENMSLMIKRYRDRRRHMPALLSGEDLRKLPMAPGPHYKRYLLKAESLWLDDKLTSRDDALQWLNGSPDK, from the coding sequence ATGAAAATTATCGCTTCCCATAAAAACACGGATTTCGACGCACTCGCCTCTCTCGTTGCCGCCAAAAAATTGTATCCCGATGCCGACATTTTATTGCCGGCAAAAATAGGCCCGGATGTGAAAAATTATTTGGCCATCTACCGCGACCAGTTTCCTTATATCAACGAACAACAATTGCCACCCGACGGGATCGATGAACTGATTTTAGTCGATACATATCAACCGACCCGAGCGAGCAATAAATTTCAGGATATTCAGCCCGCGAGCATGACTGTCTATGACCACCATCCCGAAAGTTTCCATCTCCCCCACCCCGGAGAGACAGCGGAGGTTGGTGCAACAATTACCATTCTCCTTGAGCTTATTCAAGCGAGAGAAATCGCGCTCACCGATTGGGAACGGACGCTATTCGCGCTTGGCTTATACACGGATACCGGTTCTTTCACGCACGAACACACGTCAAACCGCGACGTGCGTGCGCTGCTTTTTTTATTCAATCATGGGTTCTCTCTTGATGTCGTCAACCGTTTTTCCGATCCCTCTTTTTCCGAGGAACAACAAGCACTGCTTTTGCAACTTCTTCAGCAAGGGGAAGTTCACGATGTTAACGGCGTTTCGATCATGATTGGAACGATTTCCGCCGAAGCTTTCATTGACCGTTTGAACCTCATCGTTGAAAAGTGGCTTGATTTGGCAGCGGCAGATGCGTGCATTGCCATCTCGGAAATGAAAAATACGATTTTCGTTACGGCAAGGAGCAGACACCCACGTGTGAACGTATCAAAAGCCCTGGCTGCCGTTAACGGCGGTGGCCACCCCCGAGCGGCCGCCGCGACAATCAAGGACGGGGAACAAGTGAATATAGCCGCTAACATTCAGGCCAATCTTTTCTCCGCAGTCGCACCTGCTCTTGTTGCAAAACAAATGATGAGCCAACCGGTAAAAACGGTGACGCCAGACACGTCCATCGAAGCAGTGAGAGACGAAATCCGGCGTTACGGCCACTCCGGATTTCCGGTTCAAGAAAACGGTCAATTGGTCGGCATGATTTCCCGCCGTGATGTGGACAAAGCGGTCCACCACGGCCTCGGCCATGCCCCGGTAAAAGGGCACATGAACGAACGAGTCATTACGTGTGAAGCAAACGCGACGTCCGAAGACGTTCAAAAAAAGATGATCACGCACGATATCGGGCGTTTACCGGTTCTCGCAAACAGCAAACTGATCGGCATCATTTCACGCTCTGATCTTTTGCAATTGCTACACGATGAGCATGATGAAAAAAAACAAAAGCAAACACGCAACATGAGGAACGACATGACCCGTGCCCTGTCTGCCGATCATTTTGATTTGCTGCAAACGATTGGCTACATTGCTGATCAAAATGGGGTCCAAGCCTACCTTATCGGCGGTATTGTTAGAGATCTGTTGCTAGAGCGTGAAAATGAAGATATAGACATCGTGATCGAAGGGGACGGCATCGCCTTTGCCAAAACGGTTGCCGATCAATTGGAAGGGGCATTGTATACACACAATGACTTTAAAACCGCCACAATCATCCTCAGCAACGGGCAACACATTGATGTTGCCTCAGCCCGGGCGGAATATTATGATGCGCCTGCAGCCTTGCCGAACGTCCGGTTTTCAAACTTGCGGGAAGACCTCTATCGCAGGGATTTTACCTTTAATGCGTTAGCTATCCGCCTTAATGAAGCAGATTTCGGGACGCTTATCGATCCTTTCGGCGGAGAACAGGATTTACAAGATGGCGTCATACGTGTCCTTCACAACCTCAGTTTCATTGAAGATCCGACGAGAATCTTACGCGCCATCCGCTTTGAATTAAAGTTCTCCTACACCTTTGCCGCGGATACGCAAAGATTCGCCGAATTGGCTACATCTGCCATTTCCCACTTATCCGCCGAACGTATCAAAGCCGAATTTCAGCGCTTATTCGTGGAAGTGTCAGCGGCAAAGACCTTTAAACGATTGGAAGATTTGAACCTATTGGGAGCCTTCATTCCATTTGCCGTTTGGTCTCGGAATGCCGATCAAATGATCTCGTCCCTGGAACACGAATCCTTGCCGGAAAACCTATACACCTTTTCACGCCTTCTTCCGTTATTTGCGTTCGACGGAGCGTTACAGCACCTCACCCGTTTTGCGTTGACGAAGGCCGAAAAACAACTGCTGAATACATTCGAGCGCTTACAATCCATTGATGAGACAGCATTCAACTCTCTCGGCACCCTTCATGAAAACGTTCATGAAGCTGAAGAGACGAACCTGGTTCTTTTTGAAAAGTATACGGAGGTTTTGAATGAAAACATGAGCTTGATGATCAAACGATACCGCGATAGACGGCGCCACATGCCTGCCTTGCTTTCAGGTGAGGATTTGCGGAAGCTTCCCATGGCACCCGGTCCGCACTACAAGCGCTATTTGCTAAAAGCGGAAAGCCTTTGGTTGGATGACAAGTTAACGAGCCGGGATGATGCTCTGCAATGGCTGAATGGGAGCCCCGACAAATAG
- a CDS encoding alpha/beta hydrolase gives MPLDPQAKTVLDFLSQGASLETLPLEEARASFEKLSATAQPEFVENVEDRTIPGPDGDIPIRIYNPFTEGAHPALIFYHGGGWVVGSIETHDSLCRSLANLAQCIVISVDYRLAPEHKFPKAVEDAYAAAEWVAENGADIHVDTGHIAVGGDSAGGNLATVTAMIAKEKGGPSLSYQVLFYPSTGAGIPSESQRENGKGYFLTTDMMTWFAGKYFETFDELQNPYAVPLKAEDLSGLPPALVITAEFDPLRDEGKAYADELEKAGVDVVHSCYDGMIHGFVSMVAFISKGTEAIEQAAEALRGAFRR, from the coding sequence ATGCCACTTGATCCGCAAGCGAAAACAGTTTTGGATTTTTTGTCTCAAGGTGCGTCGTTGGAAACGTTGCCGCTCGAGGAAGCGCGGGCTTCGTTTGAAAAACTGAGTGCCACCGCGCAACCCGAATTTGTTGAAAACGTCGAAGATCGAACCATCCCCGGACCGGATGGTGACATTCCGATTCGCATTTACAATCCCTTTACGGAAGGCGCGCACCCGGCACTGATTTTCTATCACGGGGGCGGATGGGTGGTGGGAAGCATTGAAACCCATGATTCTTTATGCCGGTCATTGGCCAACCTTGCGCAATGCATCGTCATTTCCGTAGATTATCGGCTGGCGCCTGAACATAAGTTTCCGAAAGCAGTGGAAGATGCATACGCTGCAGCTGAATGGGTCGCTGAAAACGGCGCTGACATACATGTGGACACGGGCCATATTGCTGTAGGGGGCGATAGCGCGGGCGGGAATTTAGCGACGGTAACCGCAATGATTGCCAAAGAAAAAGGGGGGCCTTCCCTTTCCTACCAGGTGCTTTTTTACCCTTCCACAGGCGCGGGTATTCCATCTGAATCGCAACGGGAAAATGGCAAGGGCTATTTTTTAACGACAGACATGATGACCTGGTTCGCAGGAAAATATTTTGAGACATTTGATGAATTGCAAAACCCTTACGCCGTCCCGTTAAAAGCGGAAGATTTAAGCGGTTTGCCGCCTGCACTCGTGATCACGGCCGAATTCGACCCGTTGCGGGATGAAGGGAAAGCCTATGCCGATGAACTGGAAAAGGCAGGCGTGGACGTTGTGCATTCGTGCTACGATGGGATGATTCACGGCTTCGTGAGCATGGTAGCATTCATATCCAAAGGAACCGAAGCGATCGAACAAGCTGCCGAGGCTTTACGGGGTGCGTTTCGGAGGTGA
- a CDS encoding OsmC family protein, translating to MAITTVSAKTVLKDNVLVETESRGHKVIVDEPENLGGTDQGMNPVELLLSSLGACQSIVARTYAEKFEIDLQNFWVELEGDIDLDGFFGKSDVRPGFSDIRYTFHIETNASEEKIQAYKEFIEAHCPVGDTIANQVNLASTKVVVENTAK from the coding sequence ATGGCGATTACGACAGTTAGTGCGAAAACGGTTTTAAAAGATAATGTATTGGTGGAGACAGAATCCAGAGGTCACAAAGTGATTGTAGATGAGCCTGAGAATTTAGGCGGTACTGATCAAGGGATGAATCCGGTAGAACTCCTGCTTTCTTCTTTAGGCGCATGCCAGTCTATCGTTGCCAGAACATATGCTGAAAAATTTGAGATTGATCTTCAGAATTTTTGGGTTGAACTAGAGGGTGATATTGATCTGGATGGTTTTTTTGGCAAATCGGACGTGCGGCCAGGTTTTTCTGATATTCGATATACCTTCCATATTGAAACAAATGCCTCTGAAGAGAAAATACAAGCATACAAGGAATTCATAGAAGCTCATTGTCCTGTTGGGGATACCATTGCAAACCAGGTTAATCTAGCCTCAACAAAAGTAGTAGTTGAAAATACGGCAAAATGA
- the trpB gene encoding tryptophan synthase subunit beta, whose translation MSSDQQSVAEKGFFGEFGGSYIPEDLQKVLGMIADEFEKYKEDPEFLQEFRHYMEEYVGRENPLTFAANLTNRIGGAKIYLKREDLNHTGAHKINNVIGQALLAKRMGSKRIIAETGAGQHGVATATACATFGIPCTIYMGKEDIRRQSLNVFRMELLGAKVVSVEKGQGRLKDAVAEALNDLVENYKDTFYLLGSAVGPHPYPTMVKHFQAVISEESKRQILAKEGKLPAAVVACVGGGSNAIGAFAHYINESEVRLIGAEPAEAPTVTQGSPAVIHGYKCLTLVDENGDPKPTYSIAAGLDYPGVGPEHSYLKVSERAEYVTVSGNEALKAFQEMAREEGIIPALESAHAVSEAMKLAKTLSPDDSIIVNLSGRGDKDVDMVFQLLKDK comes from the coding sequence ATGAGTTCAGATCAGCAGAGTGTAGCAGAAAAAGGTTTTTTTGGTGAGTTTGGCGGTAGTTATATTCCGGAAGACTTACAAAAAGTGCTCGGTATGATTGCGGATGAATTTGAAAAATATAAAGAGGATCCGGAGTTCCTGCAAGAATTCCGTCACTATATGGAAGAATATGTCGGAAGAGAAAATCCTCTTACGTTTGCGGCGAATTTAACGAACCGGATCGGCGGAGCGAAGATCTATTTAAAACGTGAAGACCTTAACCATACAGGGGCACACAAAATCAATAATGTCATCGGTCAAGCGCTCCTCGCGAAACGGATGGGTTCCAAGCGAATTATTGCTGAAACCGGCGCGGGGCAACACGGGGTTGCGACGGCAACAGCCTGTGCCACGTTTGGTATTCCTTGCACCATTTATATGGGGAAAGAGGATATTAGACGTCAGTCTTTGAACGTCTTCCGGATGGAGCTCCTTGGAGCAAAAGTCGTTTCGGTCGAAAAGGGACAGGGACGCTTAAAAGATGCGGTTGCTGAAGCATTGAATGACCTTGTGGAAAATTACAAAGATACGTTTTACCTGCTTGGTTCAGCGGTTGGCCCACACCCATATCCGACCATGGTTAAACATTTTCAGGCTGTAATCAGTGAAGAATCCAAACGTCAGATTCTTGCTAAAGAAGGAAAGCTGCCTGCCGCTGTAGTCGCATGTGTTGGCGGGGGAAGTAATGCCATTGGAGCGTTTGCCCACTATATCAATGAATCGGAAGTGCGGCTTATCGGCGCAGAGCCGGCGGAGGCACCTACAGTGACACAAGGGTCTCCTGCAGTCATTCATGGTTACAAATGTTTAACCCTTGTAGACGAAAACGGGGATCCAAAGCCGACGTATTCGATCGCTGCCGGCCTCGATTATCCTGGAGTCGGACCCGAACACAGCTACTTAAAAGTAAGCGAGCGAGCAGAGTATGTGACGGTCAGTGGCAACGAAGCACTGAAAGCATTTCAAGAAATGGCTCGCGAGGAGGGGATCATTCCGGCTTTGGAAAGTGCACACGCTGTATCGGAGGCAATGAAACTTGCCAAAACCTTATCACCGGATGACAGCATCATCGTCAACCTCTCCGGAAGAGGAGACAAAGATGTAGATATGGTTTTCCAACTATTAAAAGATAAATAA
- a CDS encoding ABC transporter permease — protein MWAVANIETRKQLQDKSLLFWSLVLPIVFIMGFMAIFAADAPDETAIANQIITGFSVFFAVFIIISMVISFVKDRENGFVARMASTPLTPGGYFIGKWLPFGAIVVGQIMALAILGIVVYGMSIDQPFFYLLIACFVAMMVTSWGVAIAMFSKTENTGLALTQVIAFAGAILGGLWMPFETLPDTIQTIGSFSPQYWAHQAFLSTLPGQPAGENVGIALLILLAYTGVGFALAFVGYREFLRESRN, from the coding sequence ATGTGGGCTGTGGCAAATATTGAAACGAGAAAACAACTCCAGGATAAATCTTTATTGTTTTGGAGTTTGGTGTTGCCGATCGTGTTTATTATGGGATTTATGGCGATTTTTGCTGCGGATGCACCGGATGAGACAGCGATTGCCAATCAAATTATCACTGGATTTAGCGTCTTTTTTGCCGTTTTTATCATCATTTCCATGGTCATCAGTTTTGTCAAAGATCGGGAAAATGGATTTGTGGCACGTATGGCTAGCACGCCACTTACGCCGGGTGGTTACTTTATCGGGAAATGGCTGCCATTTGGTGCTATCGTTGTTGGACAAATCATGGCACTCGCGATCTTGGGCATCGTCGTTTATGGCATGAGCATTGATCAACCCTTTTTCTATCTGCTCATTGCTTGTTTTGTAGCGATGATGGTGACATCCTGGGGTGTAGCAATTGCAATGTTCTCCAAAACGGAAAACACGGGACTTGCGCTGACACAAGTGATTGCTTTTGCCGGAGCTATCCTCGGCGGGCTATGGATGCCGTTTGAAACGTTACCGGATACGATCCAAACGATCGGTTCGTTTTCCCCTCAATACTGGGCGCACCAAGCGTTTCTATCGACGCTTCCCGGGCAACCCGCCGGCGAAAACGTAGGCATAGCCCTGCTTATTTTACTTGCTTACACAGGTGTTGGGTTTGCTTTGGCATTTGTTGGTTACAGGGAATTTTTGCGCGAATCAAGAAATTAG
- a CDS encoding ABC transporter ATP-binding protein, producing MITIQNVNKRYKDIQALQNIDVSIPAGVCYGLVGPNGAGKSSLIKILAGIIKEYEGSIDVSDSGSLSLGYVPQEVCLEETLSAATNLQFYGKVHGLSGENLTRQVKTVFDDIGLTNRAKSKVKTFSGGMKRRLNIGCALMHEPDLVIMDEPTVGVDPQSRRHIFQLIRTLKQQGKTIIYASHYMEEIEALCDEVAFMDGGKIVEQGSIDDLLASYAQPAVFIKGDLPKAWLDSENVIQQKDGGWLFTSSNPMQLLGDLAKRCEEQSITPSQLSLMQPRLEDVFFTLTGTALRDAA from the coding sequence ATGATTACCATCCAAAATGTAAACAAACGTTATAAAGACATTCAGGCATTGCAAAATATTGACGTATCAATTCCGGCGGGCGTGTGTTACGGGCTCGTCGGCCCTAATGGTGCCGGGAAATCGTCTTTAATTAAAATTCTTGCGGGGATAATCAAAGAGTACGAAGGATCGATTGATGTATCTGATTCGGGTTCGCTTTCTCTCGGCTATGTTCCCCAGGAAGTTTGTTTGGAAGAAACGTTATCTGCCGCCACGAATCTCCAATTCTATGGGAAAGTTCATGGGTTGTCAGGTGAGAACCTTACGCGTCAGGTGAAAACCGTATTTGACGATATTGGCTTAACGAACCGTGCCAAATCAAAAGTGAAAACATTTTCAGGTGGGATGAAACGTCGCCTGAATATTGGATGTGCGCTCATGCATGAACCGGACCTTGTCATTATGGATGAACCGACCGTTGGCGTTGATCCCCAATCCCGTCGGCATATTTTTCAGCTGATTCGTACATTAAAACAACAAGGGAAAACGATTATTTATGCGAGCCATTATATGGAGGAGATTGAAGCGCTTTGCGATGAGGTTGCGTTTATGGATGGCGGAAAAATTGTTGAACAAGGGAGCATCGACGATTTATTGGCCAGCTATGCACAACCGGCCGTGTTTATCAAGGGAGATCTTCCGAAAGCATGGTTAGATTCCGAGAACGTCATTCAGCAAAAAGATGGCGGGTGGCTTTTCACGTCATCAAACCCAATGCAACTCCTCGGTGATTTAGCCAAGCGATGCGAAGAACAAAGCATCACGCCGTCACAATTATCATTGATGCAACCCCGTTTGGAAGATGTTTTTTTCACATTAACCGGCACGGCTTTGCGGGATGCTGCATAG
- a CDS encoding DUF3021 domain-containing protein, giving the protein MLREMVERGFGGLGFACLITFVALTILTVQNIEVPVAQVWVYMLGSMILGVYFGVSSFFFEIEKWSPLKQVAIHFSLSIILWFLIAIFMAGWIPFTLRSIVLSFCMFTALYVLFWFVFRAYFKKIEADMNDSVK; this is encoded by the coding sequence ATGCTACGTGAAATGGTAGAAAGAGGTTTTGGCGGTCTGGGTTTTGCCTGTTTGATTACATTCGTTGCTTTGACCATCCTCACGGTGCAGAACATTGAAGTGCCCGTTGCACAAGTTTGGGTCTATATGTTGGGCAGCATGATACTTGGTGTTTATTTTGGCGTTTCTTCATTCTTTTTTGAAATTGAGAAATGGAGCCCTTTGAAGCAAGTCGCTATCCATTTTAGTCTTTCCATTATCCTTTGGTTTCTCATCGCCATTTTTATGGCAGGATGGATTCCTTTTACGTTGCGTTCGATTGTGCTTTCTTTTTGCATGTTCACCGCCCTCTATGTGCTCTTCTGGTTTGTTTTCAGGGCTTATTTTAAAAAGATAGAAGCCGATATGAATGACTCGGTAAAGTGA